In the Panthera leo isolate Ple1 chromosome D3, P.leo_Ple1_pat1.1, whole genome shotgun sequence genome, TTTGAGCAATTCTGAAACaagctataaacattttttttcaactcGCAACTAATGTACAATAGCTAGTTTCTTGAACTGGATATAATAATACACAAAAGGTTTTATCCTTTGTTCTACGTTGAAATATGCATTCAACCAGagtctattttgtttattgacTGCTCTTTCCAACTCAGACTGTATGTGCAGTATACAATAATATCAAAGTATTTTCTAccttccttttataaaaatgataaacagtACTTCTAGAGACAACTACTTTATCCTCCTTACACCTACAGTCTGCTTGAGGTGTCACTTACCAGTTGGAAATACAGTAAAAACTGTAtgctgtaaatataaaaatgttttctgtagaaCAATCATGTTAAAACTTGGCTATAGCTAAAGatggaaaagcaaaatatatgtgAAACTCACAATAACCTAATATTATTGATAAAAGTGACCAggcatttgaaaatggaaatactggAATGACTGTTAACTAGATTATGAGATACTGTCTTCAGAGTTAGCCATAGATAGCAAAAGACTTTAAAATGGTACTAAGTATTAACATGACACTCATAGCAGCAAGTTGCTAGGTATACAccatgaaatgaacaaataatataaaaagtttatGTAGATAGAAGATTCATGTTTTATTCCTCCTGGAACATATTTACAGTTGAATATTAAAGTCCTGCTTGCACACCAAAGCCAGGTCctttgggtggttcagtcaaagAGGTAAGACCTCCAGCGGGCTCACAAGAGAAGCGTCCACTCctgaaaagaaaagtaacattAAGTTGACTATTAATAACTACCATTTATAAATctttacttaagaaaataactGTTACCTTACAAAGCCCAGTTAGGTAACTATTTTTCACCCAAGAATTAGCATGGATTATTTAATTCAAACATTTCAACTGCTGCAAGATTTTCTAAACTTAAGTATGAAAATTGACGTATCCAAAACTCACCATAAATATGAAAGATATAAAAGTAACACGTTACTAGTAGTTCCCATTTATTGAAGAGCGTACATAtattattagctcatttaatctttacaacaatgcCATGAGTCAAATGATACTggccttattttacagatatagaaaccaaggcttagaggAGATCAGCATCTGCCCAAGGATCAGAGCTAAGAACTGCAACATAACAAACCCAGaggacattttattctttttatatttgaattttatttaaactgaattttattttaaattgagatcTACCATAGTGAACAGAAGGGAAAACAAATTTATACATATGTTTGGAAGTCAACAGAGGAATTGGAAGGAAATGGGAATCTGAAGATTTAGGAGGGTATCCTTTAGGGGCAGTGAAAACAAAGTAtatttctattcatgtttttaaaagctctatCAGTAGTAGTAACTTTTCAAAAACAGGTTCCAGACTAGGGTGGCTACCACAgccacaaagaaaacaagaacaggtCCTTAATGCAGCACAGAGGTAGAAGAACCTGTCTTTTTTTCACCCCCACACATACTTTCCCAAGTAATCACTCAACTCTGCCCCTGTCTGACCTCCATTGCTAGAGCCCAGCTCAGCACCTCCTCCTATTTCACCCTTCCTATTCCCTAGCTTTGTTAATTTACCTTGTTCCTGCCATAATTTTAGCTAAAGAACTGttcaatttatatctttttactCCTTGCTTTGCCCTTTAAATTCTGTCATCAATCTTACAAGGGTCTTTTTACAGccacaggaaattattttttgttcagGGGATAGGACAATGGTACCACGTTAATAATGTTATGATCTTTTAAGATATTACATTACACAATGCAAGTAACTAAGTAGTATATTGTAATGAAGAGTGCCTACAAAGTCAGAAATTAGGTATTATTTGCATTACAAGTTCACtgtgaaaatgagataaaaaagcAGTCACTATTGGGTcgtgtgagtggctcagtcagttaagtgttcaattcttgatttaggctcaggtcataatctcacagttcatgagatcgggccccatgttggtctctctgctgacagtgcacagaaccagcttgggattctctctctccctctccctctgcccttcccctactcgtgcctctctctcaaaataaataaataaacataaaaacaaaacgtCACTGTGAACTGACAGAACCTAAAACTAATGTAGGGTAAGTGGCAAAATGAGatcaaactttaataaaaaacagtatttggctttgtaaattttttaCGTTAACTAGTAACACAGGTATACCTGCTGCTCTTTAACTGCCAATGAAATAATTATTCTGGAAAACTTTCTTCCCTTTGCTAAGTCCCCTCTACGGTTTAAGCTCATCTACCTTCTTTACCAACACAAAGGACCAattaggaaaattataaaaactgagGTTTTTGAGAACAATAAATGAGAGAATTAATCATGCACACTGTCTGAACTCTTCAAGAAATTATGGATTTTTATATAAGAAAGTAATGTCAAGAGTAATCTGGTCCATTTTCCTAGTTGTTCCATAAATTACAGTCCTATGACATACTTAAGGGGGAGAAAAGGTTTCAATGGTCTGTTATACCTGCCaactttctccttccctcacccttcacaaaatgcacaaaaaaaaaCGCTATAAAGGCTGTTACAGCCTCTGGTAAAGCCCACAAATTGTCTTTAATCTACTAATCTCATCTCTCCCCtcattttatctgtaaatatgCCTCAGAACACCAGACAGGCAGCAATCTAGCCCTTCCATTCACGATTTACACTAGGGCTTTCACTTCATAAAAAACATTTGCTTTATGCATTATACTTAAAATGCCATCTATTAATTACTTTGTTCTCATTACAACTTAAAAGGTAAATCTGGTTTTTCAGCCATCCCAACACGATTTGTAATTCATCATTTTAAACTCATTTATCTTCTAGAAAACCTGACCTTTCTGTACATTGTTTATGGCTTAAAAGTactttttaggggctcctggatggctcagctgctttagtgtccgacttcacctcaagttgtgggtttgagccccacatcaggctctgctgtcagcctgggacctgctttggatcctctgtctccctttctctctgcccctccccagcttgtgctctctctctcaaaaataaacatttttttttaaaaaggtactttttaaagaaaaggtactTAATGAAAGTTTAAtgcttatctttttaataatgCTGAGATATTTCCACCAATGCCCACTACTTTTggtataaaacaacaaaaatgggggcgcctgggtggctcagttaagcgtccaacttcagctcaggtcatgatctcacagtccgtgagttcaggccccatgtcaggctctgtgctgacagctcagaacctggagcctgcttcggattctgtgtctccctctctctctgcccctccccactcatgctctgtctctttctgtctcaaaaataaataaaaacattaaaaaaatttttttaaacaacaaaaatgactttACAGTCTAGTTATCCATCAGCAATGACCTATGCttttttatatatgcattgtAGCCTACCTATGTATTTTTACATCTCATAATATCTGCATCCCATAGAATTCTGCAAATTTTAAGATATCTttagaaaactataaagaattCAAATTGgacttaaaattagttttattaaaaattctttttaatgtttatttatttttgagagagagagacagacagacagacagagctcaagaggggaagggccagagaaagagggagacacggaatctgaagtaggttccaggctccaagctgtcagcacagagcccgatcgatgcggggttcgaactcacgaactgcgagatcataacctgaactgaagtcggatgcttaaccgactgagccacccaggcgccctggatttaaaattaattttagctaACCCATACCAAAAAACAACTTCTATCTCttaattagtaattttttttctatttttaaaaattttttatttatttttgatagagagagaaacagagtgcaagtggaggaggggcagagagagagggggagacacaggatctggaGCAGGTTCGTCTcttgagctgtctgcacagagcccaatgcagggcttgaactcatagactgtgagaccatgacctgaaccgaagtcgaatgcttaatcaattgagccacctggcaccccaTCTTAATTAGTAATTAATAATTGAGAGCAGGTTTAGAAGTTATTTTCAgtacttaaagaaaaatgaaaataacagagcACGTGGGTGGCATCCgacctcatctcaggtcatgatctcgcagtttgtgggtgcaagccctgcgttgggctctatgctgacagctcagagcctggagcctgcttcagatcctatgtctccctctctctctgcccctccccgactctcacactctctttctctcaaaaatgaataaacattaaaaaaatttttaagaaaaatgaaaataacaatctTAGCACAAAAATTTAACTAAATGTCAAAATAAAGTATTGTCTTACCATCAgtttaatatttcctttctagCGATcatttactaaaaatataaaaaagcagtTCCAAACCACTTATAGACCTGaatcttttattgattttggCTAGGGCAGACCTGGTAATGGTACTCCAAAATCAGGTACTGTTGAACCAGTTTAATTGTTCTGGTTACTCAATGACTCACAATGAGCACCTGTGTTATGTATCTGAGCAGAgagctttattataaaaatactaataaaaaaagaactagccAGCTTTGGTCAATTTAAAGAATAACTATATTTTGGTTATTACTATCACTGCAGTCTCTTTCATTATACTATATATGCAAGAAATTAActtgaggaaggaaaagaaaagtttgttttctgATACAATGGAATAGATTTCTATTTGTTAGTAAATTTCCCTTCTCTCTAAATATTCAAGTAGATACCAGAGGATTATCTGAtagggttttgggggggggggggacttgttTTAGATGACAAGTTGGTtttgatactatccaaagcacCTGACAACTCCCATGAACAcatggaataaaattttaaaatgaagtttacaTTAGGTTAagccattaaaatttattttatagaaataagagCATACCTTGGCCCAGGTTTTGGAATTTTGCCAGCTTTGAGCTCATCAATAATTTCTTCAATATCCTTAGGTGTCAGatcctcctaaaaaaaaaaataaataaaagtcatattaaaattatttcctactACTGAAATctgtgtaaattttaaataataaaataacaaatacaattaaaacaCATAGACACATATGCCCATGTGCCTAGCTATACCCTAGGTTTAACCAAAAGACGCTCAAAACAGAATGGGAAAGATTAAAGAGAAATGCCTAAACTATActcccattcccacccccacccccccccccccccccggaaaacTGTTTAATTACTTAGGAAAATGTTTTATAGGACTCTGACACTGTGCTGGAGAAATCATGATTCAGTACTGCATCTCTAGTGCCCAGCCACATCGAAGttctttaatatttgttcaatgattaaacttttataaaaataaaacactgcttTCAAATTGCTTAGGGTTCAACAAATGTTCAAAACTTCAAAGCCAGAAGGAATCTTTAACTCATCTAATGATTTTATGTCCCCCAactatttattatgaaaatttgaaaactataCATGAATACCCATATTCTTACCACCTATattcaacaatttttaatttgtcatatttgcattttaatgcacataacctgcccccccccgccccgcctgctGTGAGTTGCACCATTTtgaggtgtttggttttttttaaagatggctaaaaaattttttttttaatgtttgagagagagcttgcaagtgtgagcaagtggggggagaggcagagagagagagagagagagagagagagagagagagagagagaaagaagagagaaagagagagagggaaaaacagaatcccaagcagactccaggctccaagctgtcagcatagagcctgaagaggggctcgaacctacaaactgtgagataatgacctaagcgaacaccaagagtctgatgcttaactgactgagccacccaggcacccttgcgcTGCACCATTTTGAAAGCAATTGCACACATCATGGCATTTCACTCTTGATACTTCAGCAGACATCTAAGAATAAGAACATCTTCTAAATAACACAATGTCACCACACCTAACTGACAATAATTCTTTAATCAAATGTCAAGTCCATATTGAAAATCTACCCAACTATCCTCAAAATGTACTTCACagctgttttttttcctaagcagGAGCCAATCAAAGTTTATGTGACTATTTCATTTTATCCACCAGTCAAATGAGTTCCAGAAAAGTTAACTGccctgggggcacctgactggctcagttggtagagcctacagttctttttttgttttattttgtttatttatttttgagagaaagagagaaagagtgggggaagggcaggaagagagggagagagagaataccaagcagtctccatgctatcagcttgaacccaccaatggtaagatcatgaccttagccgaaaccaagagtcagacacttaaccaacataGCTACCCaaagcatgcagctcttgatctcagggtcatgacttcaagccccacgtcaggtatGTAGTctacttaaaatttgaaaaaaaagaaaaaaaaaaaaaagaatttatcttgCCAAAGACCATACcactactaagtgaaagaatctTTATCTTTTGGATAAACCCACAGGCTATTATATTTAAACTTAGAGTGCTTCACACAAAGCCTTGACTGATTCCTGCAAATCAAGATCTTCTTTATTATAAGTAAATTACAGAAATGTGGGAGAAGGAAAAACTGTTGccatatttttaaaggactttaagttttatttatttaaataatctccacaccccatgtggggctcaaacgcacgacTTTGAGAGccagagtcacacactcttctgactgagccagccaggcactcctatgacttttttttaagtatagggAATAAAGAAGGTAAGAAATTTGAATCTCTgatcattaaaatgaagaaaatcacgATAGAGAATGAGACCACTCTAGAAATCTAAACAAATTTtatctccattaaaaaataaaattgtagattTCTATTGCAGGGACTATAGCAGATTAGCTATCCTGAATGACCCGCCCCCCCCAACTGTAACAACTAAAAATgctagataaaattaaaaaaacaaaaaattgtaaatgtcaTGAATATGCTGACAAGAAAGAAATACCCAGAGCCAAAAACTCAGTGAAAACCCAGGCAGCCAAGTGGAACACCAAGCAAACTTGGCTTCAGGGTTTCACAGTCCAGAGGGGCAAGAGACAAAGCCCCAAGCCACAAGAGACATGTCAACCACACAAAGTTAAGACCCTAAAAAGCTATTCCCTCAAGGGTAAACTAGAAATTAAACTGTCTCTCAAGAAGAACTCCTAGTCTAGAACCTTACACTTTGGGTAATAGTGGAGGGTATACAAAGGAGCTTTCTTTTGCAATAGTAGAATTTCTAGGAGCAAGAGAAAACCAAGGCAAATACCTTCTTGAAGAATCCATACTCAGTGCAGGACTAAAAGAATTCCCATTAACAAGTTTCTAAGAAGTAGGAACTAACAAAATATTATGTATGAAaaccattaaatataattaaatagcaagcaatcttttaaaaaggtaactaGAAAATTCCACATACTTGGAGATTAATACTGTACTTCTAAAAGACacaggccaaagaagaaatcagaacatatattttaaaatatttagaactaaataataaaaatattacttatcaAAACTTGTGAGATCCagctaaagcagtacttagaggTCTGATACcatttctgtaaaatttttaaaaagcaatataatattgggccgcctgggtggctcagtcggttaagtgtccaacttcggcacaggtcatgatctcacagtttgtgagcttgagccccacgctgggctttgtgctgacagctcagagcctggagcctgcttcggattctgtgtctccctctctctgcccctcacctgcttgctcgctcactctttctctttcaaaaataaataaaacatttttaaaaattaaaaaaaaaaaaaagcaatatagtATTATACATTAGTATGGCTGGATACATTACTCAAACAGTTTAAAAACATGTGCAggaaaaatatacacaatttaTGATACTGGTTACCTCAGAATGAAAGGGAATATAGGATTTGGGGGGCTTAGGAGTGGCTTATCTGCATCTGGAACTTATTTCTACAAATAATAATGATgaggataaaaataatagtacctaatATTAGAGTGGtaaaatattatgttatgttttggtggttattttctgtatttctatgtaaattatttttcataatttataattttttaaaatttggcattCTCTCCTAGAGCTAaatgcaaaaatgtttaaaaataataatttttaagaacctTCTAGTAGACAACAATGTGGAAGTTAAAACTGACATATTTTGTGCAAAGTTTTTCtagtctttgctttttttttaagatgtgttttttttcatgtttatttatttcgagagagagtgtgtgagcgggtgaggggcagaaagaaagggaaagagagaatcccaagctctgcCTGGTGTGAGactcattacctgagccgaaatcgagttagacacttaactgactgagccacccaggcgcctcctctattctttgctttttaataaacttggaaaaaaaggagaaaaaaaaaaaaacccttctggaTAATTATGCCACCAGTTTCTTCTAAATggataattcagaaaataatatcCACAGGATAGGAaatcaaatacttaaaatttaaaatatggtgtCATACaatgttaatttatattaaatggaATACTTACATAGTAGTTGTCATTTATTTGAACCATTGGTGCATTTACACAGGCCCCTAAACATTCCACCTCTATAAGAGTGAAAAGTTTATCAGGTGTCGTCTCCCCAACctttattcctaaaaatataaatgattgcTGTTAAGGACCAGGTTACACTTTAATAGCAATATAGcttaataaaacaacaacaacaaattacaGAGGCAAACAAAAAGTATTTAAGAACATTAAGTTTCTTAAAACAACTCTATATAATTATACTAGAATAtgcaaggatttctttttttttttttttttatcttttttataatgtgtatttttgagacagacagagtatgattgggggaagtgaagaaagagagggagacatagaatctgaagcaggaagcaggctacaggcttcCAGtgagctgttaccacagagcctgatacaagagggctcaaactcatgaaccaggagatcatgacctgagcgaatattggatgcttaactgacagggCCACGCAAGCGCCCCAGAACATTCAAGGATTTAAATGGActtgttcctttaaaaacaatcaaatttcAGGGAACTCATCTCTAGTGTCTGTTGTTATACAGCAGAGTATCAgaacatattattttcattttgattgtgATAATTAACCTACCAAAATCAGTTACACGGTCAGATTGGCAAAGACTCAGAAAATTGCTAATGTCAAAGACCATTAAAActaaaaggaggggcacctgggtggctcagctggttgagcatccgacttcggctcaagtcatgatctcacagttcgtgagtttgagccctgcatcgggctttgtgctgacagctcagagcctggagcctgcttcagattctgtgtctccctctctctctgcccctccccactcatgctctgtctctctctgtctcaaaaaacaaaaacaaaaaaaacctaaaaggaaaACAGGTACTCTCATATCTTTAGGGAAGGCATTTTGGCAAAATATAGTAAaatctgacccagcaattctacttcttgTAAACAACCTCAGTATATATAATAGGACAAGTATGCAAAGATATGTATGCATGAAAGTAATTGCAGAATAACTTATAATAGAGAAATGAGGCAGACATACATATGTTATAGccaaaataaagtacaaaaaataaGGACATATCtatgtttttaataatgaaaataagtaaaacaaaatctaaaactaATATACACAACTATTATCAGAATTTGTacattagaggggcacctgggtggctcagttggttaagtggccgacttcggctcaggtcatgatctcacggtctgtgagttcgagccccacgtcgggctctgtgctgacagctcagagcctggagcctgtttcagattctgtgtctccctctctctctgcccctccccagtccttgctctgtctctctctgtctcaaaaaaataaataaacgttaaaaaaaaaaaaaaaaaaaaggggcgcctgggtggcgcagtcggttaagcgtccgacttcagccaggtcacgatctcgcggtccgtgagttcgagccccgcgtcaggctctgggctgatggctcggagcctggagcctgtttcagattctgtgtctccctctctctctgcccctcccccgttcatgctctgtctctctctgtcccaaaaataaaaaaaaaacgttgaaaaaaaaaaaaaaattaaaaaaaaaaaaagaatttgtacatTAGAATTTGTACATTAGAGGGTGGGATTTTGAGCAGACTTCAGCTTTCTGTGTTACATACTTCAATACAACCGAACTAAAGTAACTAAACTGTTACTTTATCTTCAGTAACAAGATAAAAGTATACCTCCTTTTACTTCCTTTGATTTTCAGTTATTAATGCAGCAATGGCAGTTTTGTATGGAAAAATGcccttttaattttgtaaatgctATCATAATTAATACTTCAAGTACTTCAAGCAGAAAATACTTCAAATTTCCCTTCCCAACACATTCTTActattttcttatcttatttGTTCCAAGACTCATTTGGAAGAATACAAGGACAATGCAGTCACTTTTTTATGTACCACATGCTATTATTACACAAGgagtgaaatttaatttttaacaatgaaaaCTTTAAACCCCCCACAAGCTTCCAACATGCTTAATGattacaggaaaagaagaaaactcaacTTTGAGGCCGAGAactaaggaaaaatataaaataagaataaataaaggtGGGCAACCACAGTAAGACAAAAATTTACTGATGAAAAGTACACATCCAATACAATGGCAAACACTGGAAAACTTAAGTAGAAATGGGTCAAATCTAGAAAgacaattctgtttttcattaaagTTATGTGTCCCATACCAAGCTTTTTCTGAATGGCCTCCAGTATGCTGTCAGAGTTTCGAAGCATGCAAGGTGTAGTAGTGCAGACCTGAATGTGATACTTTCCAACTGGCTTTCGATTATACATCGTATAAAAAGTTGCTACTTCATATACTCTCATTGGAGGTACTTGTAAAACTTCCGCAAcctaaaatattaggaaattttAAGATGGTATAATTACAGTGTTTATGAATTAAACCTTAGGTATGTTGTAAAGCACATAAAGTCAATATTGCTTCAATTTGCTAAAAACACAAAAGTTCTTCTGAGGCAGAAAATACACTTGTATTTGATATTTGTGAGGTGCAAGTCCCTTAGTTGTTGCAGCCTTTACACTTAAACCACACAAAGCCCAGAAGCTAATGGTTACAGCACCTCCTCCACTTACCCCATGCCCCATCTCTGCCAAAGGATcttcttttctctaaatgtttctAAGTTTTTCACTATCAGGAATTTCTACTTTGATCATTTCAACcctcatattttataattttaaatttctaaatgtcaaaaaatttgtTGGTCAAATCccaataaattaattatattttttcaaccCTTCAccaattttttcaaaaagtcttGATGTTACTGGTGATGTACAATGCATGCAAATGGTATGGCAACACAAAAAAGGGCAAGAATCAAAGCTCACCTATTAGCCTATCTTGATTTATATATCTACATGCTTATATACACACAAagctcacatacatacacatacgtaAGTCTCCAGAAAATCTAAAACACAGCTTCTACTTCTAATCAAGACACTCTTTACAAAAATCTTATGGACTAGTACTTCCCAACTCTTCACATCAAGGTATTTAGCAAATATGTATTGACACAGTGAGGTTCAGGACCAAGGGATTCATTGTCTAAGCACAACTCTCTTGGTCAGAGCAAGTCTGTTAATGAAAACAAGGTTGTTTTAGTTGTTTGCTAGGGATAGTCTACATACAGTCTGTCATGACTACCATCCTGGTTACAACTTTCCAGGTGATCTAATATCATTTAATCTATCAGGTCTTAAGATTTGCTACCtggcattcttaaaaaaattatgcatatATCCATGTTTTGACATGAAAGATGAGTTTCTTAAATAGCATTTCAGATGACAAATATGTTGAACTTTCTCATATTAGAAAATCTAAAGGATATGTATTCTCAAAAGACATATAATCATGGCTCACTAGTGAAAGATAAGTAGCTGTGCTAAATTTAATTTGGGGATACTAAACCAGGTATGTACCTCTGAAACTGGGAGCTCTCTCAAAACACACATGCTAGAGCCTGAAAATACACAGTGTTCCTGGAACCCTACCACTGATGCTAACTTGAAAGAGCTCCCCTGGGAAGACTGCTGTGCATCTCCCTACACTCTAGTGATGGTTACAGAACTAACATGTGAGcttctggattttgttttggtTGTAAGATTGGGCTTTTTCTTTGGGGGCTAGGGGGTAAGAGAGTAAAGAAACAACAATATTAAAAGtctcaaatgtaaaatggaatttgTTTCTATCCTCTGTACACTTTCCTGCCTCTCACACGTACACATTCAATTCTAAATAGAACAGGACAATATTTGTGAGATGTTCTCACATtagttctcatttattttactcTGCTAAGCTTGCCATTCAGCAAGACTTCCAACACAATTCctattattaaaaatgtgaattttgggggtgcctggaaggctcagttggtagaacatgcaagtcttgatctcagggtggttaagtttaagccccacagtgatgtagagattacttaaaaaaacataatctTTAACAATGtgaatttttgcaaaaaaaaaaaaaagcatcatctATGGTTAGGAACACACCTAAATCATTATTTAGAATGTTGGCTATAATACAAAACAGTGTTAAGTAATTTAGAAAATACCCAAAGAGGCATGTgatttattggggaaaaaaacccacctgACTATATTTTACCAAGTACAGTACCAACCAAACTTGCTTTGTAACATTTTTCATagtcaaaaaaaccaaaaaaatataaaactaaaggtCCAT is a window encoding:
- the NDUFV2 gene encoding NADH dehydrogenase [ubiquinone] flavoprotein 2, mitochondrial; translation: MFFSAALRAKAAGLIAQWGRHIRNLHKTAVQNGAGGALFVHRDTPENNPDTPFDFTPENYKRIEAIVGNYPEGHKAAAVLPVLDLAQRQNGWLPISAMNKVAEVLQVPPMRVYEVATFYTMYNRKPVGKYHIQVCTTTPCMLRNSDSILEAIQKKLGIKVGETTPDKLFTLIEVECLGACVNAPMVQINDNYYEDLTPKDIEEIIDELKAGKIPKPGPRSGRFSCEPAGGLTSLTEPPKGPGFGVQAGL